One stretch of Rhodoferax lithotrophicus DNA includes these proteins:
- a CDS encoding PhoH family protein: MPLPTAPNKRAALLSLQEFDVPAARSKTTTKATREDASTAEVVPQVEMTSKPASVVTRTPASKTKPESAKSTKRTSSSTPAASAKVSNQRATGPTKLFVLDTNVLLHDPSCLFRFEEHDVFLPMIVLEELDAHKKGMTEVARNGRQTSRTLDALAGHLGGDITQGLLLNTTGHIEAGGKLFFQTQLLNYTLPSSLPQGKADNQILGVVEALKQQHDPREVVLVSKDINMRVKARALGLSSEDYQNDKTLEDGDLLYSGALALPVDFWGTHGKSVESWQQGAQTFYRVSGPVVPQLIINQFVYFEAPGEPSLYAKVIEIRGKTAVFKTLRDFTHLKNSVWGITTRNREQNFAMNLLMDPEVDFVTLTGTAGTGKTLMALASGLTQVLDERRYTEIIVTRATVSVGEDIGFLPGTEEEKMGPWMGALDDNLEVLGKTDTSAGEWGRAATNELIRSRIKIKSMNFMRGRTFLNKYVIIDEAQNLTPKQMKTLITRAGPGTKIICMGNIAQIDTPYLTEGSSGLTYAVDKFKGWQHSGHITLARGERSRLADFASEIL, from the coding sequence ATGCCTTTGCCAACCGCTCCAAACAAACGTGCCGCCCTGCTGTCCTTGCAGGAATTTGATGTACCCGCAGCACGCTCAAAAACAACGACCAAAGCAACTCGTGAAGATGCAAGCACGGCAGAGGTGGTGCCTCAGGTTGAAATGACTTCAAAACCAGCATCTGTCGTCACCAGAACCCCTGCCAGCAAAACAAAACCAGAATCGGCAAAGAGCACCAAGCGCACATCATCTTCAACACCAGCTGCATCAGCTAAAGTTTCCAATCAAAGGGCGACAGGTCCAACAAAACTTTTTGTGCTTGATACCAATGTGCTGCTGCACGACCCCAGTTGCTTGTTCAGGTTTGAAGAACACGATGTATTTCTGCCAATGATCGTGCTAGAAGAATTGGATGCCCATAAAAAAGGCATGACTGAGGTGGCTCGCAATGGGCGTCAAACCAGTCGCACACTGGATGCGCTGGCGGGGCATCTGGGAGGTGACATCACCCAAGGTTTACTTTTGAACACCACTGGCCATATTGAAGCGGGTGGCAAGCTCTTCTTTCAAACACAACTGCTCAATTACACCCTGCCCAGCAGCCTGCCTCAGGGCAAAGCCGACAATCAAATCCTGGGCGTGGTTGAGGCCTTGAAACAGCAACACGACCCGCGTGAAGTGGTTTTGGTTTCCAAAGACATCAACATGCGCGTCAAAGCACGGGCGTTGGGTCTTAGTTCTGAAGACTATCAAAATGACAAAACTCTGGAAGACGGCGACCTGCTGTATTCCGGCGCTCTCGCTCTGCCCGTAGATTTTTGGGGTACTCACGGAAAATCAGTCGAAAGCTGGCAGCAAGGAGCACAAACGTTTTACCGCGTCAGTGGCCCAGTGGTTCCTCAATTGATCATTAATCAATTTGTCTATTTTGAGGCACCAGGTGAACCCAGCTTGTATGCCAAAGTGATTGAGATTCGTGGCAAAACTGCGGTTTTCAAGACGTTGCGTGACTTTACACATTTGAAAAATTCGGTGTGGGGAATCACTACTCGCAATCGTGAACAAAACTTTGCCATGAACCTGTTGATGGATCCTGAGGTTGACTTTGTCACTCTGACCGGCACAGCAGGAACAGGCAAAACCCTGATGGCACTGGCATCAGGCTTGACACAGGTACTGGATGAACGACGTTATACAGAGATCATCGTGACACGCGCCACGGTTAGCGTCGGTGAGGACATCGGTTTTTTACCAGGAACTGAAGAAGAAAAAATGGGACCCTGGATGGGTGCTTTGGACGACAACCTGGAGGTTCTGGGTAAAACTGACACCTCTGCAGGCGAATGGGGCCGTGCTGCCACCAATGAATTGATCCGCAGCCGCATCAAAATCAAAAGCATGAACTTCATGCGTGGCCGCACTTTCCTGAATAAGTACGTGATCATTGATGAAGCGCAAAACCTGACTCCGAAACAGATGAAAACTCTGATCACCCGTGCAGGCCCCGGCACCAAAATCATTTGCATGGGAAACATTGCTCAAATTGATACACCCTATCTGACCGAAGGCTCTTCTGGCTTAACTTATGCTGTGGATAAATTCAAGGGCTGGCAACACAGTGGGCATATCACGCTTGCACGTGGTGAACGCTCACGTTTAGCTGATTTTGCGAGTGAAATCCTATAA
- a CDS encoding peroxiredoxin, with translation MAIVVNKPIPEFESNATGGIRVTNTSHMGQVIILYFYPKDNTPGCTTEAMQFRDKYKDFVKAGATVFGVSRDNMKSHDEFKAKLELPFELIADTEEKMCHMFGVVKNKIMYGKKVKGIERSTFLIGADGTLKEEWRGLKVPGHVEEVLQAVKALKKTPALA, from the coding sequence ATGGCGATTGTTGTCAATAAACCCATCCCAGAATTTGAATCCAATGCCACAGGGGGTATTCGGGTCACCAACACCTCTCACATGGGACAAGTCATCATTCTGTATTTTTACCCCAAAGACAACACCCCCGGTTGTACCACTGAAGCCATGCAGTTTCGTGATAAATACAAGGATTTTGTCAAAGCAGGAGCCACTGTGTTTGGCGTGTCACGCGACAACATGAAATCCCACGATGAATTCAAAGCCAAGCTTGAGTTGCCCTTTGAGTTGATCGCCGACACTGAAGAAAAAATGTGTCACATGTTTGGCGTGGTCAAAAACAAGATCATGTACGGCAAAAAAGTTAAAGGCATCGAGCGCAGCACCTTCCTGATTGGCGCAGACGGCACGCTGAAAGAAGAATGGCGCGGTCTTAAAGTTCCCGGCCATGTCGAAGAAGTTCTACAAGCTGTCAAGGCACTGAAAAAAACACCCGCACTGGCTTGA
- a CDS encoding Mth938-like domain-containing protein: protein MKFHPDTISVQSIRSYGPGWVQVGDDRLIHSVVISSSGARFDWNCTRFEDLSCAHFEQLAELKTELVIFGSGLKLRFPSPKLTRALIDQQIGLETMDTQAACRTYNVLAGEGRQVAVALLMEV from the coding sequence ATGAAATTTCACCCCGACACCATCTCTGTTCAATCAATCCGGTCTTACGGGCCAGGCTGGGTTCAGGTGGGTGACGACCGGCTGATTCACAGTGTGGTGATCTCCTCCAGTGGTGCACGCTTTGATTGGAACTGCACACGTTTTGAAGACCTGAGCTGCGCACATTTTGAGCAACTGGCCGAGCTAAAGACCGAACTGGTTATTTTTGGCAGCGGACTGAAGCTGCGCTTTCCATCACCCAAGCTGACGCGCGCCCTGATCGATCAACAAATTGGCCTGGAAACCATGGATACCCAAGCAGCTTGCCGCACTTATAACGTGCTGGCCGGTGAAGGTCGGCAAGTCGCGGTGGCATTACTGATGGAAGTCTGA
- a CDS encoding pyridoxal phosphate-dependent aminotransferase, translating to MKTIRKSAKLANVCYDIRGPIMDAARQMEEEGHKIIKLNIGNLAVFGFDSPEEIQQDMIRNLPNSAGYSDSKGIFAARKAVMHETQKQGIRGVTLDDIYLGNGASELIVMATNALLDDGDEILLPSPDYPLWTAAASLSGGTPVHYLCDESNGWMPDLDDLRSKITPRTKGLVVINPNNPTGAMYSDDLLKALVQIAREHGLVIFADEVYDKVLYDGIKHTAMGSLSDDVLTLTFNSLSKSYRSCGYRAGWMIVSGDKKPAKDYIEGLNMLSNMRLCSNVPGQWAIQTALGGYQSINDLVCEGGRLRRQRDLAYELITAIPGVSCVKPTAALYMFPRLDPAMYPIEDDQQFFLELLQETKVMLVQGTGFNWPAPDHFRIVFLPHEDDLREAIGRVAKFLENYRKRHST from the coding sequence TTGAAAACCATACGCAAATCAGCCAAACTGGCCAACGTCTGTTATGACATCCGTGGTCCGATCATGGATGCGGCGCGCCAGATGGAGGAAGAAGGGCACAAAATCATCAAACTCAACATTGGCAACCTGGCGGTGTTTGGTTTTGACTCTCCTGAAGAAATCCAGCAAGACATGATCCGCAACCTGCCCAATTCGGCCGGTTACTCGGACAGCAAAGGCATTTTTGCGGCCCGCAAAGCGGTGATGCATGAAACCCAGAAGCAGGGCATCAGGGGTGTCACTCTGGATGATATTTACTTGGGCAACGGGGCCAGCGAGTTGATCGTCATGGCCACCAACGCCTTGCTCGACGATGGTGACGAGATTTTGCTGCCATCACCTGACTATCCGCTGTGGACGGCGGCGGCCAGCTTGTCGGGGGGCACGCCGGTGCACTATTTGTGCGATGAATCCAATGGTTGGATGCCGGATTTAGACGATCTGCGCAGCAAAATCACGCCTCGTACCAAAGGCCTGGTGGTGATCAACCCCAACAACCCCACTGGGGCGATGTATTCTGATGACTTGCTCAAAGCCCTGGTGCAGATTGCACGTGAACATGGCTTGGTGATTTTTGCCGACGAGGTGTATGACAAGGTGTTGTATGACGGCATCAAGCACACGGCTATGGGCAGTTTGAGTGACGACGTTTTGACGCTCACTTTTAACTCGTTGTCAAAAAGTTACCGCTCGTGTGGTTACAGGGCTGGCTGGATGATTGTGTCAGGGGATAAAAAACCGGCCAAGGATTACATCGAGGGTTTGAACATGCTCTCCAACATGCGGCTGTGTTCCAACGTTCCAGGTCAATGGGCGATCCAGACTGCGCTGGGGGGTTACCAAAGCATCAATGATCTGGTTTGTGAAGGTGGTCGTTTGCGTCGCCAGCGCGACTTGGCTTATGAGCTGATCACCGCCATTCCTGGCGTGAGTTGTGTCAAACCAACGGCCGCCTTGTACATGTTCCCCCGGTTGGACCCGGCCATGTACCCGATAGAAGATGATCAGCAATTCTTTTTGGAACTGTTGCAGGAAACCAAGGTTATGCTGGTACAGGGTACCGGATTCAACTGGCCAGCACCGGATCATTTCCGCATTGTGTTTTTGCCGCATGAAGACGACTTGCGTGAAGCCATTGGCCGTGTGGCCAAGTTTCTGGAAAACTATCGCAAACGGCACAGCACTTGA
- a CDS encoding homoserine dehydrogenase, producing the protein MKPIQVGLLGIGVVGSGTFNVLKRNQEEIKRRAGRGIEITMVADLNVARAQELVGPDVTVVSDARAVIANPDIDIVIELIGGYGIAKALVLEAIAAGKHVVTANKALLAVHGTEIFAAASAKGVMVAFEAAVAGGIPIIKALREGLTANRIQWIAGIINGTTNFILSEMRDKGLDFGVVLKEAQRLGYAEADPTFDIEGVDAAHKATLMSAIAFGVPVQFDKAYVEGITKLGAADIKYAEQLGYRIKLLGITKRRAGDVAKGTQDGIELRVHPCLVPAKRLIANVEGAMNAVVVQGDAVGTTLYYGKGAGSEPTASAVIADLVDITRLESADPLHRVPHLAFQPNAMSDLAVLPMSEVVTSYYLRLRVADETGVLAKVTGILAEAGISIDAVLQREADEVAGNSGVPQTDVIILTHDCMEAKMNAAISQMQALPSVLEPITRIRKEELA; encoded by the coding sequence ATGAAACCTATTCAAGTTGGTCTGTTGGGCATCGGTGTGGTGGGCTCTGGCACGTTCAATGTGCTCAAGCGCAACCAGGAAGAGATCAAGCGCCGCGCGGGCCGTGGCATCGAAATCACCATGGTGGCTGACCTGAACGTGGCGCGCGCCCAGGAACTGGTTGGCCCCGACGTGACCGTGGTCAGCGATGCCCGTGCAGTGATTGCCAACCCCGACATTGACATCGTCATCGAACTCATTGGCGGCTACGGCATTGCCAAAGCGCTGGTGCTGGAGGCGATTGCCGCAGGCAAACACGTGGTGACCGCCAACAAAGCCTTGCTCGCCGTGCATGGCACCGAGATTTTTGCCGCCGCCTCAGCCAAAGGCGTGATGGTGGCGTTTGAAGCCGCCGTGGCCGGTGGCATCCCGATCATCAAGGCGCTGCGCGAAGGCCTGACCGCCAACCGCATCCAGTGGATTGCCGGCATCATCAACGGCACCACCAACTTCATCCTGAGCGAGATGCGCGACAAGGGCCTGGACTTTGGTGTGGTGCTCAAAGAAGCGCAACGCCTGGGTTATGCCGAGGCCGACCCGACTTTTGACATCGAAGGTGTGGATGCTGCCCACAAAGCCACGCTGATGAGTGCGATTGCGTTTGGCGTACCAGTGCAGTTTGACAAGGCTTATGTGGAAGGTATCACCAAGCTGGGTGCCGCCGACATCAAATACGCCGAGCAACTGGGCTACAGGATCAAGCTTTTGGGTATTACCAAACGTCGTGCAGGTGATGTGGCCAAAGGCACGCAGGATGGTATTGAACTGCGCGTGCACCCCTGCCTGGTTCCGGCCAAGCGCCTGATCGCCAATGTCGAAGGCGCCATGAACGCCGTGGTGGTGCAGGGTGATGCTGTTGGTACCACCTTGTATTACGGCAAGGGCGCAGGCTCCGAGCCGACCGCCAGTGCGGTGATTGCTGACCTGGTCGACATCACCCGCCTGGAGTCGGCTGACCCCTTGCACCGCGTGCCACACCTGGCCTTCCAGCCCAATGCCATGAGTGATCTGGCCGTGTTGCCGATGAGTGAGGTCGTTACAAGCTATTACCTGCGCTTGCGCGTGGCTGATGAAACCGGCGTGCTGGCCAAAGTCACCGGTATCCTGGCAGAAGCCGGTATCAGCATTGATGCGGTACTGCAGCGCGAAGCTGATGAAGTTGCTGGCAACTCCGGCGTGCCGCAAACCGATGTCATCATCCTGACCCATGACTGCATGGAGGCCAAGATGAACGCCGCCATCTCCCAGATGCAGGCCCTGCCCAGCGTGTTGGAGCCCATCACCCGTATCCGCAAGGAAGAACTGGCTTGA
- the thrC gene encoding threonine synthase, with protein sequence MNYISTRGDQSPKHFCDILLEGLAPDGGLYLPDHYPQVNDATLARWREIYHKQGYAELAFEILSLYIDDIPATDLKALCAKTYTAEVFGTGEIVPLRHLENNIWLEALSNGPTLAFKDMAMQLLGNLFEYELARRGEQLNILGATSGDTGSAAEYAMRGKKGVRVFMTSPAGRMSPFQQAQMFSLMDDNIFNIAVDGVFDDCQDMVKAVSNDLDFKRKYKIGTVNSINWARLLAQVVYYFAGYFQATETNAEKVSFTVPSGNFGNICAGHVARMMGLPVARLVVATNENDVLDEFFKTGVYRVRGSADTHETSSPSMDISKASNFERFVFDLLGRDGVRTKALFGDALSRVGFFDLEAHPAFSQAASRYGFVSGKSTHADRLATIKDTWESHGMMIDTHTADGVKVAREHLQAGVPMIVLETALPIKFAATIVEATGREPDRPAKFIGIEALPKRVISMAADARAIKTFIAENCE encoded by the coding sequence ATGAACTACATCTCCACCCGCGGCGACCAAAGCCCCAAACACTTTTGCGACATCCTGCTCGAAGGCCTGGCCCCCGATGGTGGCCTGTACCTGCCGGATCATTACCCGCAGGTTAATGATGCAACGCTTGCCCGCTGGCGTGAGATTTACCACAAACAGGGTTATGCCGAGCTGGCGTTTGAAATTCTGTCGCTCTACATCGACGACATTCCCGCGACTGATCTCAAAGCCCTGTGCGCCAAAACCTACACCGCCGAGGTGTTTGGCACCGGTGAGATCGTGCCGCTGCGCCATCTTGAAAACAACATCTGGCTCGAAGCCCTGTCCAACGGCCCGACGCTGGCTTTCAAAGACATGGCCATGCAGCTGCTGGGCAACCTGTTTGAGTATGAGCTGGCCCGCCGCGGCGAGCAGCTCAACATCCTCGGGGCCACCAGCGGCGACACCGGTAGCGCCGCCGAATACGCCATGCGCGGCAAGAAGGGTGTGCGTGTCTTCATGACCAGCCCGGCTGGCCGCATGAGCCCGTTCCAGCAGGCACAAATGTTCAGCCTGATGGACGACAACATCTTCAACATTGCCGTGGACGGCGTGTTTGACGACTGCCAGGACATGGTCAAAGCCGTCAGCAACGACCTGGACTTCAAGCGGAAGTACAAAATTGGCACCGTCAACTCCATCAACTGGGCCCGCTTGCTGGCCCAGGTGGTGTACTACTTTGCCGGTTACTTTCAGGCCACCGAAACCAATGCCGAGAAGGTCAGCTTCACCGTGCCCAGCGGCAACTTTGGCAACATCTGCGCCGGCCATGTGGCGCGCATGATGGGCTTGCCGGTGGCCCGCCTGGTGGTGGCCACCAATGAAAACGACGTGCTGGACGAATTTTTCAAAACTGGTGTCTACCGCGTGCGCGGTAGCGCCGACACCCATGAAACTTCCAGCCCGTCGATGGACATCTCCAAGGCCAGCAACTTCGAGCGCTTTGTGTTTGATCTGCTGGGGCGCGACGGAGTCCGTACCAAAGCCTTGTTTGGTGATGCCTTGAGCCGCGTGGGTTTCTTTGATTTGGAGGCTCATCCGGCCTTCAGCCAGGCCGCCAGCCGCTACGGTTTTGTGAGCGGAAAGAGCACCCATGCCGACCGTCTGGCCACCATCAAGGACACCTGGGAGAGCCATGGCATGATGATCGACACCCACACCGCTGATGGTGTGAAAGTGGCGCGTGAGCACCTGCAAGCGGGGGTACCGATGATCGTGCTGGAAACCGCGCTGCCGATCAAATTTGCTGCCACCATCGTCGAAGCCACCGGACGTGAGCCAGACCGACCGGCCAAATTTATCGGCATTGAAGCCTTGCCCAAGCGTGTCATCAGCATGGCAGCGGATGCCCGTGCCATCAAGACCTTTATTGCCGAAAATTGTGAATGA
- the mobB gene encoding molybdopterin-guanine dinucleotide biosynthesis protein B, with protein sequence MKVVGFAGFSGSGKTTLVEKLIPALKCKGLRVSVVKHAHHRFDIDHEGKDTYRHREAGAFEVIVASNTRLALMREFEVPHRPSVHHLLAELYEGVDWVLVEGFKDSDLQKIEVWRAESGKPARYADDDFIIAVATDSPDQLPEATGLPVLDLNDPVAVADWLLAQGERFDYRCENYV encoded by the coding sequence ATGAAAGTGGTTGGATTCGCCGGGTTTTCCGGCTCGGGTAAGACCACGCTGGTCGAGAAGTTGATCCCGGCACTCAAATGCAAGGGTTTGCGTGTTTCCGTGGTCAAACATGCGCACCACCGTTTTGACATTGACCACGAGGGTAAAGACACCTACCGTCACCGTGAAGCGGGTGCTTTTGAGGTGATTGTGGCCTCCAATACACGCTTGGCACTGATGCGTGAGTTTGAGGTACCTCATCGTCCCAGCGTGCACCATTTGCTGGCTGAGCTGTATGAAGGCGTGGACTGGGTACTGGTAGAAGGCTTCAAAGACTCCGACCTGCAAAAAATTGAAGTCTGGCGTGCCGAGTCAGGAAAACCTGCACGTTACGCGGATGACGATTTCATCATTGCCGTGGCCACCGACTCGCCTGACCAATTGCCTGAAGCCACGGGTTTGCCCGTGCTGGACTTGAATGACCCCGTGGCGGTGGCCGACTGGCTGCTGGCTCAAGGGGAGCGTTTTGACTACCGTTGCGAGAATTACGTATGA
- a CDS encoding molybdopterin molybdotransferase MoeA, translating to MNTPRQVPKPMKSLDDALAQLLGFAQTLGGMEPVSTFEADGRVLAQDVVSSLHVPPQDNSSMDGYAVRCADLTGTQAALPVSQRIAAGSSGAALAPMTVARIFTGAPIPAGADAVVMQEDCVVQADGAVLIQATPQPGQWIRRAGEDVTRGAVVLSKGERLTPASLGLAASIGMNLLPVVRRPKVALFSTGDELVMPGTVAPQDMPPGAIYNSNRFFLKALLIRLGCEVSDLGIVPDQRAATVEALRSAAVNHDLILTSGGVSVGEEDHIKPAVQSLGHLDLWQIAIKPGKPFAYGWVGQGGDSAESSGAGAHFMGLPGNPVSSFVTFLMLVRPFLLKLQGVTEVAPQSIAACANFTWPRGDKRREFLRARHHVNDGLELFPNQSAGVLTSVVWGDGLVDNPPGQTIVPGDVVRFIPFSELLA from the coding sequence ATGAACACTCCGCGCCAAGTTCCCAAACCCATGAAGTCACTCGACGATGCGCTGGCTCAGCTGCTGGGATTTGCGCAAACGCTGGGTGGTATGGAGCCAGTGAGCACGTTTGAAGCCGATGGCCGGGTACTGGCGCAAGACGTGGTCTCAAGCCTGCATGTTCCCCCGCAGGACAACAGCTCGATGGACGGTTATGCCGTGCGCTGCGCTGATTTGACAGGCACTCAAGCAGCCTTGCCAGTGTCACAACGTATTGCGGCAGGCAGCTCGGGTGCGGCCTTGGCCCCCATGACGGTGGCGCGTATCTTTACCGGTGCCCCCATTCCGGCAGGTGCGGATGCGGTGGTGATGCAGGAAGACTGCGTGGTGCAAGCGGATGGTGCGGTGCTTATTCAGGCCACCCCCCAGCCCGGCCAATGGATTCGCCGGGCCGGTGAAGATGTCACACGCGGTGCTGTGGTACTCTCAAAAGGAGAGCGCCTTACGCCCGCATCGCTTGGCCTGGCAGCCAGTATTGGCATGAACCTGCTGCCGGTTGTGCGTCGCCCCAAAGTGGCTTTGTTTTCGACGGGTGATGAACTGGTGATGCCCGGCACGGTGGCTCCGCAAGACATGCCGCCGGGGGCCATTTACAACTCCAACCGTTTCTTTTTGAAAGCCTTGCTGATCCGTCTGGGCTGCGAGGTGAGTGACCTGGGCATCGTGCCCGATCAGCGTGCGGCCACTGTGGAAGCCCTGCGCAGCGCGGCGGTAAACCATGATCTGATTTTGACCAGCGGCGGTGTTTCGGTAGGGGAAGAAGACCACATCAAACCCGCGGTGCAAAGCCTGGGGCATCTGGACTTGTGGCAAATTGCCATCAAACCGGGTAAGCCGTTTGCTTATGGCTGGGTCGGGCAGGGGGGGGATTCTGCGGAGTCATCTGGGGCCGGTGCGCACTTTATGGGCTTGCCAGGCAACCCGGTATCCAGCTTTGTGACCTTCCTGATGCTGGTGCGGCCCTTTTTGCTCAAGTTACAAGGTGTGACCGAAGTTGCTCCCCAATCAATAGCTGCTTGCGCAAACTTTACCTGGCCTAGAGGTGATAAACGTCGTGAATTTTTGCGTGCCAGACATCATGTCAATGATGGCCTGGAGCTGTTTCCCAACCAAAGTGCAGGTGTGTTGACCTCGGTGGTGTGGGGGGATGGCCTGGTGGACAACCCGCCTGGGCAAACCATCGTCCCCGGTGATGTGGTGCGTTTTATCCCGTTTTCGGAGTTGCTGGCATGA
- a CDS encoding MoaD/ThiS family protein encodes MNVTVKYFAGIREAIGVAQEVHETAASTLAALRDELIALGGVHAESLARGKAVRLALNQVMVDESVALSDGSEVAFFPPVTGG; translated from the coding sequence ATGAACGTCACAGTGAAGTATTTTGCAGGCATCCGCGAGGCCATTGGTGTCGCGCAAGAGGTGCATGAAACCGCAGCATCAACACTTGCCGCCTTGCGTGACGAGCTGATTGCCCTGGGTGGCGTACATGCCGAGAGCCTGGCGCGTGGCAAAGCTGTGCGCCTGGCCCTCAACCAGGTCATGGTTGACGAATCGGTGGCCCTGAGCGATGGCTCCGAGGTGGCTTTCTTTCCACCCGTGACTGGTGGCTAG
- the dapA gene encoding 4-hydroxy-tetrahydrodipicolinate synthase: MPNSPDFTGLWIPLITPFHHGAVDHPALTRLVNHLVAEGVTGFVACGSTGEAAALDKTEQLAVLDTVLQASAGLPVVMGLSGYHMEQTLSWVKELSQYPVVGLLVPAPHYIRPSQTGLQHWFSTLADAAAQPLIIYDIPYRTGSQLTLETLLALAAHPNIRAIKDCGGDAHKTQALINDGRLQVLAGEDAQILTTLTMGGVGAIAASAHLRTAQFVQLLDCVRHGENTQAQQLWEPLSTLVQAVFAEPNPALIKAALAHQGLMHNTLRLPMMPASAAGEEDLFVLLNEA; this comes from the coding sequence ATGCCAAACTCCCCCGACTTCACGGGCCTCTGGATTCCCCTGATTACCCCGTTTCACCACGGTGCCGTCGATCACCCGGCCTTGACCCGCCTGGTCAACCACCTCGTCGCTGAGGGTGTCACCGGCTTTGTCGCCTGTGGTTCCACCGGCGAAGCTGCGGCGCTGGACAAAACCGAGCAACTGGCCGTGCTGGACACCGTGCTGCAAGCCAGCGCCGGGCTACCGGTGGTGATGGGCCTGTCGGGCTACCACATGGAGCAGACGCTGAGCTGGGTGAAAGAACTGAGCCAATACCCGGTGGTGGGTCTGCTGGTGCCTGCACCACACTACATCCGCCCCTCACAAACCGGGTTGCAACACTGGTTCAGTACGCTGGCAGATGCCGCCGCCCAGCCGCTGATCATCTACGACATTCCCTACCGCACCGGCTCCCAGTTGACGCTGGAAACCCTGCTGGCGCTGGCAGCACACCCAAACATCCGGGCCATCAAAGACTGTGGTGGGGATGCCCACAAAACCCAGGCGCTGATCAACGATGGCCGCCTGCAGGTGCTGGCCGGTGAAGACGCACAGATACTGACCACGCTGACCATGGGTGGTGTGGGGGCGATTGCCGCCAGCGCCCATCTGCGGACTGCGCAGTTTGTGCAGCTGCTGGATTGTGTGCGTCATGGTGAAAATACCCAGGCACAACAGCTTTGGGAGCCGCTGTCCACCCTGGTGCAAGCCGTGTTTGCCGAGCCGAACCCGGCGCTGATCAAGGCCGCGCTGGCGCATCAGGGGCTGATGCACAACACGCTGCGTTTGCCCATGATGCCTGCCAGCGCAGCGGGTGAAGAAGACCTGTTCGTCCTGCTGAACGAAGCCTAG
- a CDS encoding molybdenum cofactor biosynthesis protein MoaE codes for MSPTPLPRVSIQTQDFDLNAEIATLRAQDGRVGAVCSFIGTVRDRNSGPTGEVQRMELEHYPGMTEKSIEAMIDEAMKRFDIFGARVIHRVGLLQPLDQIVMVAVTSAHRGESFQACEFLMDYLKTQAPFWKKEQTREGAHWVDARVSDDAALAKWGITASNA; via the coding sequence ATGAGCCCCACACCACTTCCCCGCGTTTCCATCCAGACCCAAGACTTTGACCTGAACGCCGAAATTGCCACCTTGCGTGCGCAAGACGGCCGTGTCGGTGCGGTCTGCAGCTTCATCGGCACCGTGCGAGATCGCAATTCAGGCCCTACCGGCGAGGTCCAGCGTATGGAGCTGGAGCACTACCCCGGCATGACCGAAAAGTCGATCGAGGCCATGATCGATGAAGCGATGAAGCGCTTTGACATTTTTGGTGCACGCGTGATCCACCGTGTGGGCCTGTTGCAGCCGCTGGACCAGATTGTCATGGTGGCGGTCACTTCAGCCCACCGGGGTGAGAGTTTTCAAGCGTGCGAGTTTTTGATGGATTACCTCAAAACCCAGGCCCCGTTCTGGAAAAAAGAGCAAACCCGCGAGGGTGCACACTGGGTGGATGCGCGGGTGAGCGACGATGCCGCGCTGGCCAAGTGGGGCATCACGGCCAGCAATGCCTGA